A stretch of DNA from Selenihalanaerobacter shriftii:
TATGTATTTGAGCAGAGTAATTATTTATTTACGTTAATAATAATTATTATTATGGAAGCTTTTGCTATTAATAATATTTATCAACGGGTTCAGCAAAGAATCAGTTTAAAGTTTAAGAAAGTTATAGCTTTAGCGATGGTTATGGGAACTTTAGTTAGTATGATCTATTTTATTATAATTGTTATTAATTTAAGACCTTGGTATGAGGCAAGGTATTTTATTCCTCTAGCTGGAATGTTAATTGGTAATTCAATGACCGGGATTTCCTTGGGAGTAGAGCGCTTGATTTCTGGAATAAAAGATAATAGAGATAAAATTGAGGCTACTTTGATGTTAGGAGCAACTCCTAAAAAAGCAACGCGAGAAGTCGTTAATGCTGCTTTTAATGCTGCTATTCTACCTACAATTAATTCGATGATGGGAATGGGAATTGTCTTTTTACCGGGGATGATGACCGGGCAGATTCTTTCAGGAAGTTCACCGATTACGGCAATAAAGTATCAGATAATTATTATGTTAGGGATTTTAGCTAGTGTTTCGTTAACGGTATTTATCTTAGTTAATTTAGGTTATAAGACCTTATTTAATGAAAGGGCACAGTTGGTTAGCGGCGAATAATAGGTTTTAGTATAAAAAAGTTTAAAAATATGAAGGGATTTTTTACAAAATAAAGAATATATATGTATAGTGTTACTAAAAATATATTTGTGTTATCAAAAAAGGAGGGATATCTTTGAAAGCAGATGAGGTTTTAGAAGGGTTAGTTAAAGGACAAGACGAATTAAAAGAAGAGATTCCTGAACAGATGAAGAAGTTTAAAGATTTTTCAAAGAGTGTTATGAAAGATGGTGCTTTATCTAAAAAACAGAAGAAATTAATTGCTTTAGGAGCAGCTTTAGCTAAGAGATGTGATTATTGTATTGTGAAGAATTTAAATGAAGCTATTGAACTAGAGGCTAGTAAAGAGGAAATTTTAGAAGCAGCTAGTGTAGTAATGTTGTTAGATGGTGGACCAGGCGTAGCTTATAGTACTTTCTTACTTGAAAAATATAATGAGCTTACAGAGTAGATATCAATTACTTCTTCCCTTTTCTCTATTGGGAGAAGGGGAGAATTTTTTAAAAACAAAGAAGGTTTTTTTTAACAAATAAAGAATATATTTAATATAGATAATATTAAATATAAGTTTTGTGTTATTTTTTTGAGTATGTTGTGTTACTTTTTTAGTTAAAGGTGTTATATAATAAAAGGAGATATTTTAAAAGGGAAGTTAGGTTGAAAGTATTATTAAAATATTAGGGGGGAGTAAGAATGAAGAAACGAATTTTAACGTTACTAATAACTTTGGTTTTAATAATGGGGATGACAGTAATAGCTTCAGCTCATTTTCAAATGATTTTACCATCTGATGATATGGTGTCACAAGGAGAAAATAGAAAGGTTAATTTAAATCTTCTTTTTACCCATCCAATGTCAGCTGCAGAGGTAATGGATATGGAACAGCCAAATAAGTTTGGTGTATTACACAAAAGAGAAAAGACTAATTTATTAGAAAGTTTAGAATATCAAGAAGTTATGGGAGGTAAGGCTTTTGAAGCATCATATAGAATAAAAGGATTTGGCGATTATATATTTTACTTAGAACCAGGGCCTTATTGGGAGCCGATGGAGAATAAATACATTACTCATTGTACTAAGGTAGTAGTTAATTCAATGGCGGTGACTACTGATTGGGATAGAGAAGTTGGTATGAAGGCAGAAATTGTTCCTTTAGTTAGACCATATGGGCTTTGGACTGGAAATAATTTTAGAGGGATTGTTAAGAAGAATGGGAAACCGGTTCCGTACGCTGAAATTGAAGTAGAATATTTTAATCAAACTAGATTTCCTTCATTAAAGGGAGATAATTATGAAAGTGTTGAGGTACCAAATGATAACTTTATTACGCAAGTGATTAAAGCTGATAAGAATGGAGTTTTTTCTTATTCAATGCCGAAAGCTGGCTGGTGGGGATTTTCCGCTTTAATGGAAGGAAAAAAGATTAACGGAAAAGATCATGAACTAGGTGCTTTAATGTGGGTAAAGACTTATGATATGAAATAAATCAATTGAAAGTGAAGAGTGCTAGAAAGATGATATATATTTCTTTCAGCATGTATTCTGTCTAAATAATGTATATAAATCAATTTTAAGAAGGTGTGGTATTATGCATATTTCAGAAGGAGTACTTTCTGCACCAGTTTTAATTTCTGGTGGAGCAGTTACATTAGCAGGAATGACTATAGGTTTAAAACAGATTAAGGATAAAGATATTCCTAAAACTGCTATAGTTTCAGCAGCTTTATTTGTAGCGTCACTTATTCATGTACCTGTAGGTCCAACTAATATACATTTGATTTTAAATGGAATTGCTGGGATTTTATTAGGTTGGCGGGTATTTCCCGCTTTCTTTATAGCATTCTTTCTCCAAGGAATACTTTTTCAATTCGGAGGAATTACTACTTTAGGAGTAAATGTAGTTATCATGGCATTACCAGCTGTAATTTGTTATTATCTATTTAAGATTTTACTTAAGATTAGTAATGAAGATAATTTAGTTAGTTTAGGAATTATATCTTTTATTTGTGGGGCTTTAGCTGTGGTTTTGGCTGCATTATTAATGGCTGTGTCATTGATTTTTACTGAAGAATCTTTTTTAACAATGACTAAAATGGCTATTATATCTGAGTCTCCATTGATGATCATTGAAGGAATTGTAAGTGCATTCTGTTTGATTTTTATTAAAAAGGTTAAACCTGAAATTTTGAGAGGATGATAATAGATATGAAAAATTATAAATCTGTTAATTTGTTTAGCCTGATTTTAATGGTTGTTATAATGATTACTTTAATAGCTATGCCTGTCTATGCTCATAGGGTTGTAGCATATGCTTATATCAGTGGAGATAGTATAGTAGTTGAAGCAGCTTTTGGTAATGGTGCTCCTATCAATGAGGGATTGGTGGAGGTGTATGGTCCCAAAGGTAAATTGCTGTTAGAAGGAAAGACTGATGCTAAGGGAGTATATAAATTTAAAATTCCCCAAAAGTCTGATTTGAAAATCGTAGTAGGTAGTAAAATGGGACATCAGGCTCAATATAGTATAAAAAAAGAAGAGCTCCCAGAAATAGATGTTCAAAACTCTACTGAAACAGAATTATCTAATCAAAATTCAATAAATGAAGAATCATCTGTAACCGATATTAATAATACTCACGATGAATCTACTAAAGTGGACAAAGGTAAATTTATTAGCAAAGAAGAATTTCGTTCTATTCTTCAAGATGAATTGGCTAAACAAGTAGCGCCATTAAATAAAAAAATAACTCAACTACAACGAAAAAAAGGACCGGGTATTACTGAAATTTTAGGAGGGATTGGTTATATATTTGGTTTAATGGGAGTTGTATTTTATTTTAAAGCGAAAGGGGAGTAGATGGTATGTTTAATGAGAAGTTTGCAAATGGATCTACTTGGGTTCATGAATTAGACCCACGTTTAAAAATTATAATAACTATGTTGTTGGCTACAATTGCTGCAGTAGGAAGTAATATTTCAATGTTATTACAAATTTTTCTTTTGGCATCTTTCTTTTTAGTATCTGCTAGGTTAGATGTTAAACAAGTTTTAAAACGTTTGTTGATTATTAATACCTTTATATTCTTTATGTGGTTATTTATACCTTTTACTTATCCAGGAGAAGGTTTGTTTCAAATAGGTCCTTTGACTGCTTCTTGGGCTGGTATTATGTATGCAATAAGGATAACAATTAGATCAAATGCGATCATGATTATAGTAATTTCTTTACTGTCTACTTCTACTATAGCTTCATTAATGCATGCACTAAAATGTCTTTATGTACCTGAAAAGCTAATTTATTTATTCTTTTTTGTTTATAGATATATATATGTAGTAGGTAATGAATTAAAAAGTCTTCAGAATGCTATGAAAGTCAGAGGGTTTAAACCAGAAACTAGTTTACATTGTTATAAGTCTTATGCTTATTTAGTAGGAATGTTAATTATAAAGAGTTATGAACGTTCAATACGAGTTTATAGGGCTATGTTAGCTCGGGGATTTAAGGGGAAATTATATATTCAAGATGATTTTAAGATATCTCCTCGAGACATAGTGGTTTTAGCTGGTACTTTAGTTTGTTTAAGTTGGTTCGTAGTATTAGAGCAGGGGATTATTTCAATTTAGTTTTTTATTATTAAGCAGGACTTTTTTGGAATTTATAGAATATCATACATTGAAGGATAATAAATTAATATTTAGCATGAATTATTAAAATTTAATATCGTAATAGTTAGGTGCCTTTCTAAGTAGCTTTGAAAGGAGAATAGGGAATCAGGTGAGAATCCTGAACGGGCCCGCCACTGTGACTGGTAAAAAAGCAATTGACAATTAAAAGTTAAGAGCTAAAAGTCAAAAGTAGATTAATAGTTAATTGCTAAAGGATGATAAGACCACTTGGATATTTAAGTGTTCAGGGAAGGTTAAGTTTCTTACAGCCAGAAGTCAGGAGACCTGCCTAACTGTTAAACCTACTGAATCTTCGGTAACAAGAGGGTAGGTGATTAGTATCTAGCTAATTATCCCTAATCTTGGTTATCGAGGTTAGGTTTTTTTATTTTGATTTGAAAGGGGCGACAGAAATGAAATATAAGAAGAATTTAATTTTAGTACTAACGTTGTTAATTTTATTCACTGGAAGCACTCTTATTAAAGCTGCAAGTTACCCTATAAAGATTACTGATGATTTAGGTAGGCAGGTTTTAATTAAAGATAAGCCTCATAGAATTATTTCTTTAGCACCAAGTTATACTGAAACATTATTTACTTTAGGTTCAGAAAAAGAATTAGTAGGAGTGACTAAGTATGCTGACTATCCACAAGCTGCTATTAAAATTCAGAAAGTAGGCACAATTAAAGAGCCTAATTTAGAAAAAATAATTCAATTAAAACCAGATTTAGTTTTAGCAGCTGAAATCACACCTGAAAGAATAATAAATCGATTGGATCAATTAGGAATCAAGGTTATTGGTTTAGGTCCACAGAATATTAATGAAATTATTGAGACTATAGAGATTATCGGTAGAGCAACTGGACAGTGGCAGGAAGCCAATGATTTAACTACTGATATGAAGAATAGAGTTACACGAGTGCAAAAATTAATAAAGAAACATTTGGAAAAGGAGCAAAGACCAAAAGTGTTTTATGAACTTTGGAATAATCCATTATATACAGCAGGGCCAGATACATTTATTGATAATTTAATTTATTTAGCTGGAGGAATAAATATTGCTCAGAATGCACTAGGAAAATGGCCTCAATATAATACTGAAGTTTTATTAGCTCAGAATCCCGATGTTTATTTTATTGCTAATCGTGATGAAGATATTAATAAAAAGAAACAAGAGATTGAAAGTAGAGATAACTTCAAAAACATTGCAGCAATCAAAAATAATAAAATTTACTTCTTTAATCCTGATATAGTTCATAGAGCTGGGCCTCGAATAGTTATTGCTTTAGAGAAGATGGCTAAGGCGATACATCCTAAAAAATCGTTAAAGTAAGAGAGTTGATAAATATGTTAGAGCAGAAGATGAAATGGAGAGGAATTGTTTTAGGTTTAATTATTTGTTTATTTCTAATTATAGTAATGGCTACTGGATTAGGGGCGGTTAATATTCCATTTTCTGAAGTAGCTGAAGTTTTAATAAATAAAGTGCAATTTTTAGATAATGGAGGGCAAGCAGGCGTTAATCAGACTATTATCTTTAAGATTAGATTACCAAGAGTCTTATTAGCAGGATTAGTAGGATTAGCATTAGCTACTTCGGGGACTGTTTTTCAAGCTTTATTGAAGAACCCAATGGCTGACCCTTATATTATAGGTATTTCTTCTGGAGCTTCATTAGGAGCCGCTTTAGGAATGATTTTAGATTTAGGAGCTAATTTTTTAGGACTAAATATAATTCCTATATTTGCTTTTGTAGGTGCTTTAATTACTACATTTATTGTTTATAATTTAGCTAAAGTTGGACAGAAGGTTTCAGTAGCGACTCTATTATTAGCAGGAGTAGCAATGGGTTCTTTCTTATCTGCTATTGTGTCATTATTGATGGTCTTTAATGATGAGAATATGCACCAGATTGTCTATTGGATTATGGGAAGCTTGGCTTCAAAAGGTTGGGCAGATGTAAAAATGGTATGGATTTATGTTTTAGTTGGTTATATTATAGTACATATTTTAGCTAAAGACTTAAATATTATGCTATTAGGTGAAGAGGCAGCACAGAGTTTAGGTATTGAAGTAGAAAAGATGAAGAGGATTATATTAATTGTTGGTGCATTGCTAGCTGGTGCAGCTGTAGCCGGGAGTGGAGTAATAGGGTTTATAGGTTTAATTATTCCCCATATTGTGAGGCTGTTAGTGGGGCCAGATCATAGGATTTTAATTCCTAGTTCAGCTTTAGTAGGTGCAATCTTTCTAATATTAACTGATACTTTAGCAAGAACAGTAATTGCACCTACTGAAATTCCTGTAGGAATTATAACATCATTATTGGGTGGACCGTTCTTTATTTATCTATTGAATCAGAAGAAGACTACAGGGTTTTAGGAGGAAAGTAAAAATGGCAATTAAACTTGCAGTTGATAATTTAAGTTATAAATATGATCAATTAAAGATTTTGGATAAAGTTAATTTTGCTATAAAAGAAGGAGAATTCATAGGATTAATCGGTCCTAATGGTTCTGGTAAGTCTACTCTATTAAAGAATGTCAATTCTATTCTGAAACCTGATGATGGTAAAGTATATTTAGATAACTTTGATTTACAAGAATTGAGGAAGAAAAAATTGGCTAAGAAATTAGCTGTTGTACCCCAAAATACTAATGTGAGCTTTGATTTTACAGTTAAAGAGGTAGTATTGATGGGACGGGCGCCTTATATTGGCAGGTTTAAAGGTGAGACAGAAGAGGATTACATGATAGCAAAGGAAGCAATGAAGCTAACTAATACTCTTCAGTTAGCTGATAGACCGATTAATCAGTTGAGTGGAGGAGAGCGACAACGGGTAATCATAGCTCGGAGTTTGGCTCAAGAGCCAGAAGTTTTATTATTAGATGAACCTACTTCTAATTTAGATATAAATTATCAATTAGAGATTATGAATCTTTTAAAAGAACTTAATCGAAAGCAAGAATTAACAATTTTAATTGTAATTCATGATTTAAATTTAGCGTCTGAATATTGTGATAAGCTACTTTTATTGAATGAAGGTAATATTTATAAATTTGGCACACCAGAAGAAGTGATTACTACTGAGAATATTGAAAA
This window harbors:
- a CDS encoding ABC transporter permease, translated to MNQQEILNLQLWQLIIAYSFIMVLLIIFKTRGFDKEQEIILSMVRMTIQLVLVGYVLSYVFEQSNYLFTLIIIIIMEAFAINNIYQRVQQRISLKFKKVIALAMVMGTLVSMIYFIIIVINLRPWYEARYFIPLAGMLIGNSMTGISLGVERLISGIKDNRDKIEATLMLGATPKKATREVVNAAFNAAILPTINSMMGMGIVFLPGMMTGQILSGSSPITAIKYQIIIMLGILASVSLTVFILVNLGYKTLFNERAQLVSGE
- a CDS encoding carboxymuconolactone decarboxylase family protein — protein: MKADEVLEGLVKGQDELKEEIPEQMKKFKDFSKSVMKDGALSKKQKKLIALGAALAKRCDYCIVKNLNEAIELEASKEEILEAASVVMLLDGGPGVAYSTFLLEKYNELTE
- a CDS encoding DUF4198 domain-containing protein, which encodes MKKRILTLLITLVLIMGMTVIASAHFQMILPSDDMVSQGENRKVNLNLLFTHPMSAAEVMDMEQPNKFGVLHKREKTNLLESLEYQEVMGGKAFEASYRIKGFGDYIFYLEPGPYWEPMENKYITHCTKVVVNSMAVTTDWDREVGMKAEIVPLVRPYGLWTGNNFRGIVKKNGKPVPYAEIEVEYFNQTRFPSLKGDNYESVEVPNDNFITQVIKADKNGVFSYSMPKAGWWGFSALMEGKKINGKDHELGALMWVKTYDMK
- the cbiM gene encoding cobalt transporter CbiM, translating into MHISEGVLSAPVLISGGAVTLAGMTIGLKQIKDKDIPKTAIVSAALFVASLIHVPVGPTNIHLILNGIAGILLGWRVFPAFFIAFFLQGILFQFGGITTLGVNVVIMALPAVICYYLFKILLKISNEDNLVSLGIISFICGALAVVLAALLMAVSLIFTEESFLTMTKMAIISESPLMIIEGIVSAFCLIFIKKVKPEILRG
- the cbiQ gene encoding cobalt ECF transporter T component CbiQ — translated: MFNEKFANGSTWVHELDPRLKIIITMLLATIAAVGSNISMLLQIFLLASFFLVSARLDVKQVLKRLLIINTFIFFMWLFIPFTYPGEGLFQIGPLTASWAGIMYAIRITIRSNAIMIIVISLLSTSTIASLMHALKCLYVPEKLIYLFFFVYRYIYVVGNELKSLQNAMKVRGFKPETSLHCYKSYAYLVGMLIIKSYERSIRVYRAMLARGFKGKLYIQDDFKISPRDIVVLAGTLVCLSWFVVLEQGIISI
- a CDS encoding ABC transporter substrate-binding protein; amino-acid sequence: MKYKKNLILVLTLLILFTGSTLIKAASYPIKITDDLGRQVLIKDKPHRIISLAPSYTETLFTLGSEKELVGVTKYADYPQAAIKIQKVGTIKEPNLEKIIQLKPDLVLAAEITPERIINRLDQLGIKVIGLGPQNINEIIETIEIIGRATGQWQEANDLTTDMKNRVTRVQKLIKKHLEKEQRPKVFYELWNNPLYTAGPDTFIDNLIYLAGGINIAQNALGKWPQYNTEVLLAQNPDVYFIANRDEDINKKKQEIESRDNFKNIAAIKNNKIYFFNPDIVHRAGPRIVIALEKMAKAIHPKKSLK
- a CDS encoding FecCD family ABC transporter permease, with the protein product MLEQKMKWRGIVLGLIICLFLIIVMATGLGAVNIPFSEVAEVLINKVQFLDNGGQAGVNQTIIFKIRLPRVLLAGLVGLALATSGTVFQALLKNPMADPYIIGISSGASLGAALGMILDLGANFLGLNIIPIFAFVGALITTFIVYNLAKVGQKVSVATLLLAGVAMGSFLSAIVSLLMVFNDENMHQIVYWIMGSLASKGWADVKMVWIYVLVGYIIVHILAKDLNIMLLGEEAAQSLGIEVEKMKRIILIVGALLAGAAVAGSGVIGFIGLIIPHIVRLLVGPDHRILIPSSALVGAIFLILTDTLARTVIAPTEIPVGIITSLLGGPFFIYLLNQKKTTGF
- a CDS encoding heme ABC transporter ATP-binding protein yields the protein MAIKLAVDNLSYKYDQLKILDKVNFAIKEGEFIGLIGPNGSGKSTLLKNVNSILKPDDGKVYLDNFDLQELRKKKLAKKLAVVPQNTNVSFDFTVKEVVLMGRAPYIGRFKGETEEDYMIAKEAMKLTNTLQLADRPINQLSGGERQRVIIARSLAQEPEVLLLDEPTSNLDINYQLEIMNLLKELNRKQELTILIVIHDLNLASEYCDKLLLLNEGNIYKFGTPEEVITTENIEKVYGSKVIVKKHYPSNKPYVTILENNYIPTEKLDHKVHVICGGGTGRELIGDLVEQGYQVSCGVVNEHDSDWEVAKSFDVEIIDEEPFAAISQDSYQANLDRIKKVNTVVLTEIPFGSGNLLNLKAALWAVENDKKVIIINQQKLSNRDYTGGKGKSLFKEILKRGGIEVNDSYGVLDKINQYKDIEGEE